The Candidatus Omnitrophota bacterium genome segment TGTGGCCGGCACCTGTCTTATAACATATCAGGCGCTCGTGAATTATATTGATATGTATGTTCCCCGGGGTCCGGAGCTGGACGCTCTTCTGAAGAATCTTTCTCAGACGCTCATCGGCCAGCTTGTGCTTCTGTTGATCATAGGCGTGGCGGTGAGCATACTCGTTTCCAACAGGATACTCGGGCCCGTTTACAGGCTTGAAAAGGACATAGGAGAGATACTCACCGGCGGCGAAGACAGTTATTCCATGAGAGTGAAAATAAGAAAGGGCGACGAGCTGGGGTCACTGGTTGACGCGGTGAACTTGCTTTTGGACCGCCTTGAGCAGTGCCATTCCCAGAATAAACAAATAGTGACAGCCGCCGGAAACAGGATCTCCGCCGCGAGAGACAAATTCAAAGATTCACCCGAAATAAAGCTCACGCTCACGGAAATAGAAAAAGCTTTAAAGACATAGTGCCGGGAACATAAAACGCGAAGGCGGCGTGTATGCGCCGTTCTTTAGAAAAAGTAGAAAAAGGGGACGTCCTTAATTTTCTCTTTTTTGGGGTGTTTTGAAAAATGAGCAAAAAGAAATTTCTTTTTCTTCTTCTGGCTGTCGCCGTGGCGGGCCTGCTGTGGCAGAAATTGGAATTTGTCCGTTCGCCCAAAAACCCGCCCGCTATCGTCTCCCCCCGGCCCAAAGCGCCGCCTAAAATAGCCTGTTCCGTCTCGGGCGAAGTCCTGAACCCCGGGATATATTATCTTTCCGAAGGATCCCTTGTCGGGGATCTCATCAGCGCCGCGGGAGGGTTTACGAAGCGCGCTGACGGCGAAAAGATACAGATGGATGATTTTCTTGATGACAGGGAATCTATCGCCGTGCCGAAAAAATCTTTTTTCAAGAGAGTTGGCATAGGCGAGGCGCCGCCCAAGACTTATTTCCTGCCGCCGATGGAAGTCGTCGAGGAGAAATGAAACTTTTCCTGCTGCCGCCGATTTATCCGGTCACGGCCGCCTTCATACTGGGAATATTCGCCGC includes the following:
- a CDS encoding HAMP domain-containing protein; the encoded protein is MKQYVRRRLLIKKELQFKLAALQGFSMLLVAGTCLITYQALVNYIDMYVPRGPELDALLKNLSQTLIGQLVLLLIIGVAVSILVSNRILGPVYRLEKDIGEILTGGEDSYSMRVKIRKGDELGSLVDAVNLLLDRLEQCHSQNKQIVTAAGNRISAARDKFKDSPEIKLTLTEIEKALKT